One stretch of Prosthecobacter debontii DNA includes these proteins:
- a CDS encoding TolC family protein, translating to MSRLFIFLLLFSGAASAPALTLNLESIPRRVKSHHPSLKAARLAVDEAKGRQLGAGRLSNPTAGLEAQYESRVSPGSVTFSIDQNFPLTRRLRLEKQLTSQLVMAAEYEVMEVQRRLIGEALELGVKLLALDKQRALREQQTALARKLSEFAATRAEAGELSALDAVQAQVDAQRLLSDSRRIEAESVSLKGRLKAMLGLAVEESLTLQGNLPPLTFPAQASWQKRSDYQLAQTKVVAAQTDADLAHAKRWQDLSVGVFAAREKQDAEHTGYAGIRFSLPLPFWNRNQGEIAEKRASVERAQLESKALASQISHEAQTAHQEMEANATLVRDTRDKLLPLMKTQTDRLEKAYEAGQTDLLTILRARDQRLELEAALLDAIRDFHLARIRYEAAVGKAY from the coding sequence ATGTCACGTTTATTCATCTTCCTTTTGTTATTTTCAGGGGCTGCGTCTGCCCCGGCTCTCACGCTTAATCTGGAGAGTATCCCACGACGCGTGAAGTCCCACCATCCCAGCCTCAAAGCCGCTCGTTTGGCGGTGGATGAGGCTAAGGGACGCCAGCTTGGCGCGGGACGCCTGTCGAATCCCACAGCGGGACTCGAAGCTCAGTATGAAAGTCGAGTCAGTCCTGGCTCAGTGACTTTTTCGATTGATCAAAACTTTCCCCTCACGCGTCGGCTCCGGCTGGAGAAGCAGTTAACTTCGCAGCTGGTCATGGCCGCTGAATATGAGGTGATGGAGGTGCAGCGTCGGCTGATTGGCGAAGCTCTAGAGCTTGGGGTCAAGCTCTTGGCTCTGGATAAACAACGAGCCCTCCGGGAGCAACAAACGGCTCTCGCACGCAAGCTCTCAGAATTTGCGGCCACTCGTGCTGAGGCTGGGGAGTTGTCTGCCCTGGACGCGGTGCAGGCCCAGGTGGATGCCCAGCGTTTACTCTCGGATAGCCGCCGTATCGAAGCGGAGTCGGTGAGTCTGAAAGGCAGGCTCAAAGCGATGTTAGGCCTAGCGGTGGAGGAGTCGCTGACTCTGCAAGGAAACTTGCCTCCGCTGACCTTTCCAGCTCAGGCTTCCTGGCAAAAGCGCTCCGACTATCAGCTGGCCCAAACCAAGGTCGTGGCGGCCCAAACGGATGCGGATCTCGCTCATGCTAAGCGATGGCAGGATCTGAGCGTGGGCGTCTTTGCCGCTCGTGAGAAACAGGACGCCGAGCATACCGGCTACGCGGGCATTCGTTTCTCCCTGCCGCTACCGTTCTGGAATCGTAACCAGGGTGAGATTGCCGAAAAAAGGGCAAGTGTGGAGCGGGCGCAGTTGGAGTCGAAAGCGCTGGCTTCACAGATCAGCCACGAGGCCCAAACGGCACATCAGGAGATGGAAGCCAATGCGACGCTCGTGCGAGACACGCGGGATAAGCTGCTACCCTTGATGAAAACGCAGACCGATCGGCTCGAGAAAGCCTATGAAGCCGGTCAGACGGATCTGCTCACGATCTTGCGTGCACGTGATCAGCGCCTCGAACTCGAGGCCGCGTTGCTCGACGCCATCCGTGATTTCCACCTCGCGCGCATCCGTTACGAAGCCGCGGTGGGCAAAGCTTACTGA
- a CDS encoding efflux RND transporter permease subunit, with the protein MLNRLILGSLHHRAIIIGVALLVLVMGARTVTQLPVEVLPDLTKPTVTILTEAPGLAPEEVEALVTQPIESAVMGVAGLTRLRSTSDISLSLVFAEFAWGTDIYRARQFVQERLAGARGSLPPDVQPFLTPVASLMGEILLVGVSSPDGKVPAMEVRSLADWTIRRRLQAIPGVAEVLNMGGGVKQVQIQPEPMKMQALNVTFEDLERAARESATNTTGGFLEAGTREIMVRNLAMTVNLDDFSRTVIRHDDDRIVTIGDVAKVDWGVEPMRGDASVNGKRGVIMSVTKAPGFDSLTLTRQIEKALEDLKLTLPEGVETRVLFRQGDFIEHAIGNLQEAIRDGAIMVVVVIFLFLLNARTTFITLMAMPLSFAITVLVFQLFGISVNSMTLGGLAVAIGMVVDDAIVDVENVWRRLRESSATTMTERVQVIAQASGEVRNSILYATVLIILVFLPLLGLTGVEGRLFGPIALATIISMLASFVVSLTVIPVLCSLLLKTKPGAHHDGRFTRAFKWLLKNTILRFSLSQPYLVLGITMVLLLAAGTLYPRMGKDFLPAFQEETALVSMTTAPGTSLDETNRLADIVESLISEIPEVRQVGRRLGRAERGDHVVPVSTAEFDIDFRSADGGGRSRSEILEDIRSCIRNVPGTFSVLTGPLADRIGHMLSGVSAPVAIKIFGPDLEKLRSLGEQVQGQAKKIPGFQDAKLDQQSLIPQLRIEADRERAAAYGVTPGRLNEVLSALIGGQNVGELREGQRSVGLAIRLPESLRNSPEKIAELPIETVRGQRVPLRLVAKVREAKGPNAIQREGTQRRFVISIKPTARDVGVLVTQLQQKVTENVKLPEGYYISYEGEFQAQQEATTRIVLLFTVVVVVIVMLLWGYFRSLMLALQVMLNLPLALMGSLVLTWLLVNNISIATLVGFIAVGGVAARNGIMMLSHYLHLMKHEGEGFSRAMIERGTLERLVPVTMTALSAGIALIPLVLAAGEPGKEILHPVAVCIVGGLVSSTLLDFAVTPAVFSVFGRKAAESAVRNQAPAAH; encoded by the coding sequence ATGCTCAATCGTCTCATTCTTGGGTCCCTGCATCACAGGGCCATCATCATTGGTGTGGCATTGCTGGTGTTGGTCATGGGGGCACGCACGGTCACCCAGCTTCCTGTTGAGGTGCTACCGGATCTTACCAAACCAACGGTGACCATCCTCACCGAGGCCCCGGGCCTCGCTCCTGAGGAGGTAGAAGCTTTGGTCACCCAACCTATCGAAAGTGCGGTTATGGGAGTGGCTGGCTTGACTCGTCTGCGCAGTACTTCGGACATTTCCTTGTCTTTGGTCTTTGCCGAGTTTGCTTGGGGCACGGATATCTATCGGGCGCGTCAGTTTGTACAGGAGCGTCTCGCAGGAGCCCGTGGAAGCCTGCCTCCCGACGTTCAGCCATTTCTGACTCCTGTGGCGTCATTGATGGGAGAAATCCTGCTGGTCGGCGTCAGTAGCCCAGATGGCAAAGTGCCAGCGATGGAAGTTCGTAGTCTTGCTGATTGGACCATCCGACGGCGGTTGCAGGCTATCCCGGGTGTGGCTGAGGTGCTGAATATGGGCGGTGGTGTGAAGCAGGTGCAGATCCAGCCTGAACCCATGAAGATGCAAGCCCTCAATGTCACCTTTGAGGATCTGGAACGAGCTGCGCGTGAATCTGCCACGAACACTACGGGAGGATTTCTCGAAGCGGGAACGCGTGAAATTATGGTGCGAAATCTGGCGATGACGGTCAATCTGGACGACTTCTCACGCACGGTGATTCGTCATGATGATGATCGCATTGTAACCATCGGTGACGTGGCCAAAGTGGATTGGGGAGTGGAACCGATGCGTGGGGATGCCAGTGTCAATGGTAAGCGTGGTGTGATCATGAGTGTCACTAAGGCTCCGGGATTTGATTCGCTGACCTTGACTCGCCAGATCGAAAAAGCCTTGGAGGATCTCAAACTAACGTTGCCGGAGGGTGTGGAAACGCGCGTGCTCTTTCGACAAGGAGATTTTATCGAGCATGCCATCGGCAATCTTCAAGAAGCCATTCGAGACGGAGCGATCATGGTGGTGGTGGTCATCTTCCTCTTTTTGCTGAATGCGCGCACCACGTTCATCACTCTAATGGCTATGCCCTTGTCGTTTGCTATCACAGTGCTGGTGTTTCAGCTTTTTGGGATCAGTGTCAATAGTATGACGCTGGGGGGGCTGGCGGTGGCTATAGGCATGGTCGTGGATGATGCGATTGTGGATGTGGAAAATGTCTGGCGACGTCTGCGGGAGAGCAGTGCTACCACTATGACAGAGCGTGTGCAGGTGATTGCTCAAGCCTCAGGGGAGGTGCGGAACTCAATCCTCTATGCGACCGTGTTGATCATCCTGGTGTTTCTTCCTTTGTTAGGCCTGACGGGTGTTGAAGGAAGGCTTTTTGGCCCGATTGCACTCGCGACCATCATTTCCATGCTGGCCTCGTTTGTGGTGTCCCTCACGGTGATTCCGGTGCTCTGCTCATTGCTTTTAAAGACGAAACCGGGAGCGCATCATGACGGGCGGTTTACGCGTGCCTTCAAGTGGCTGCTGAAAAATACCATCCTGCGGTTCAGCCTCAGTCAGCCTTATTTAGTGTTGGGCATCACCATGGTATTATTGCTCGCTGCGGGGACGCTTTATCCTCGCATGGGCAAAGATTTCTTGCCCGCATTTCAGGAGGAAACGGCGTTGGTCTCTATGACGACGGCTCCTGGTACTTCCTTGGATGAAACGAATCGTTTAGCGGATATCGTGGAGTCTTTGATTTCGGAAATCCCGGAAGTCAGACAAGTCGGCCGACGGTTAGGACGTGCTGAGCGCGGCGATCACGTCGTGCCTGTGAGTACAGCGGAGTTCGATATCGATTTCCGAAGTGCAGACGGAGGTGGGCGTAGCCGCAGCGAAATCTTGGAGGATATTCGTTCTTGCATCCGCAACGTTCCCGGGACCTTCAGTGTGCTTACAGGGCCGTTGGCAGATCGTATCGGGCACATGTTGAGTGGCGTTTCCGCCCCTGTGGCGATCAAGATTTTTGGGCCTGATTTGGAGAAGCTGCGTAGCCTGGGCGAACAGGTTCAAGGCCAAGCCAAAAAGATTCCTGGATTTCAAGATGCTAAGCTCGACCAACAGTCGCTGATCCCGCAACTTCGAATCGAGGCCGACCGTGAGCGTGCTGCGGCCTACGGAGTAACTCCGGGGCGGTTGAATGAAGTTTTGTCCGCTCTGATCGGTGGTCAAAATGTGGGCGAATTGCGGGAAGGTCAGCGTTCGGTGGGACTTGCCATCCGCTTGCCAGAATCCTTGCGCAATTCACCCGAAAAGATTGCGGAACTCCCGATTGAAACCGTCCGCGGGCAGCGGGTGCCCCTGCGACTGGTGGCAAAGGTGCGTGAAGCCAAGGGGCCGAATGCCATCCAGCGTGAAGGCACCCAACGTCGTTTCGTGATCAGCATCAAACCCACCGCACGAGATGTTGGTGTGCTCGTTACTCAGCTCCAGCAAAAGGTGACTGAAAACGTCAAGCTGCCTGAAGGTTACTACATCAGTTATGAGGGGGAGTTCCAGGCACAACAGGAGGCGACGACTCGCATCGTGCTCCTGTTTACAGTCGTGGTCGTCGTTATTGTCATGCTGCTGTGGGGGTATTTCCGCAGCCTCATGCTGGCTCTCCAGGTCATGCTAAATCTACCTCTGGCCTTGATGGGCAGTCTGGTCCTCACTTGGTTGCTGGTGAATAACATCAGCATTGCCACGTTGGTAGGCTTCATTGCGGTCGGTGGAGTGGCTGCGCGCAACGGTATTATGATGCTCAGTCATTACCTTCATCTGATGAAACATGAGGGCGAAGGTTTCAGCCGTGCCATGATCGAGCGAGGCACGCTGGAGCGTTTGGTTCCGGTGACCATGACGGCATTGAGCGCGGGTATCGCCCTGATCCCGCTTGTGTTGGCTGCCGGTGAACCTGGTAAAGAGATCTTACATCCGGTGGCGGTGTGTATCGTCGGCGGTCTGGTCAGCAGCACCTTGTTAGACTTTGCCGTCACACCCGCTGTATTCTCCGTCTTTGGCCGCAAGGCCGCTGAATCTGCTGTGAGGAATCAGGCCCCTGCAGCGCATTAA
- a CDS encoding DUF3147 family protein: MTYYLIKLFLSAGVIVTVTEIAKRNNAAASIIHSLPLTSLLAFIWLYVETKDSGLIGRHAFGTFWFVLPTLPMFLVMPWLIKKLGGFWPAFGVGIVGTVLLYLLTMRLLKMAGVEL, from the coding sequence ATGACTTACTATTTGATCAAACTCTTCCTCAGCGCGGGCGTCATCGTCACCGTGACCGAAATCGCCAAACGCAACAATGCGGCCGCTAGCATCATCCATTCGCTGCCGTTGACCTCTTTGCTGGCCTTCATCTGGCTTTATGTCGAGACCAAGGACTCTGGGCTGATTGGCCGACATGCCTTTGGCACCTTCTGGTTCGTTCTGCCAACCTTGCCGATGTTCTTGGTGATGCCCTGGCTGATCAAGAAGCTCGGTGGATTCTGGCCTGCCTTCGGGGTGGGAATCGTCGGAACGGTCCTCCTCTATCTTCTCACCATGCGCCTGCTGAAGATGGCTGGCGTGGAACTTTAA
- a CDS encoding efflux RND transporter periplasmic adaptor subunit — protein sequence MKNWLLLLCIVSVLGCVSYAEEARVILDENSVKNLHLETAETEETTFEETIFALGHLDILPGRKAVVSSRIAGRAFSVLALPDQQVDEGDELVWVESRQPGDPPPTIMLPAPMSGLIAKVDIAQGQPISPEQALIEIVDLTQLEASAQVPEHLAGRLQKGQTARIRLPGFPGKVIEAKLAHMGAYADEKSGTVEAAFHIPNDDQLSLRPGMRAEFSIVTASRENVPVVPKAALQGEGGNRFVFVKDFELPNAFVKAAVVIGESNDKYVEVVSGLLPGDEVVSEGAYALSFAGGGTTSLKEALDAAHGHEHNADGSEKKDAKGGEDDHDHEHEGEGKVTANGWTELTTLFALSTGILLVLLALVSWKRNPSRD from the coding sequence ATGAAAAATTGGCTACTTTTATTATGCATCGTGTCAGTTTTGGGATGCGTGTCTTATGCTGAGGAGGCGCGTGTCATTCTGGATGAAAATAGTGTCAAGAACTTGCATCTGGAAACCGCAGAGACTGAGGAAACCACCTTTGAGGAAACGATTTTCGCTCTTGGGCATCTGGACATCTTGCCAGGCCGCAAGGCTGTGGTGAGCAGCCGTATTGCGGGCCGTGCTTTCAGTGTGTTAGCTCTGCCCGATCAACAGGTGGATGAGGGAGATGAACTCGTTTGGGTGGAAAGCCGCCAGCCTGGCGATCCACCACCGACGATCATGCTGCCCGCGCCAATGAGTGGGCTGATCGCCAAGGTGGACATCGCACAGGGCCAACCTATTTCACCAGAGCAGGCCCTGATTGAAATTGTGGATCTGACACAGCTCGAAGCCTCGGCTCAAGTGCCGGAACATCTGGCGGGAAGGCTTCAGAAAGGTCAGACGGCACGCATTCGTCTGCCAGGTTTTCCAGGGAAGGTCATTGAAGCTAAGCTCGCGCACATGGGAGCTTATGCCGATGAGAAGAGCGGCACGGTGGAAGCTGCCTTTCACATTCCCAATGATGATCAACTCAGTCTGCGTCCTGGCATGCGAGCTGAGTTCAGCATCGTGACGGCAAGTCGAGAAAATGTACCGGTGGTTCCGAAGGCTGCCCTGCAAGGGGAAGGGGGAAATCGGTTTGTCTTTGTCAAAGATTTCGAGCTGCCGAATGCCTTTGTCAAAGCTGCTGTCGTGATTGGCGAGTCTAACGACAAGTATGTGGAAGTGGTTAGCGGTTTGCTGCCAGGGGATGAAGTTGTCAGCGAAGGGGCCTATGCACTGTCTTTTGCGGGTGGAGGCACCACCAGTCTGAAAGAAGCACTGGATGCCGCACACGGTCATGAGCACAATGCCGATGGCTCTGAAAAGAAGGATGCCAAAGGTGGTGAGGATGACCACGATCATGAGCATGAAGGTGAAGGTAAAGTCACAGCCAACGGATGGACCGAGCTGACGACGCTTTTTGCGCTCAGCACGGGTATCCTGCTTGTGCTGCTAGCTTTGGTTTCTTGGAAACGCAACCCCTCACGTGACTAA